One part of the Leptospira venezuelensis genome encodes these proteins:
- a CDS encoding FlgO family outer membrane protein, translated as MKTHLKFILVVIGFIFCFNCQKPEDLAVLVAPITYSIAKNAIDQGKRNGEYFIKLKYSNIQKGEGDWPSGEINYEVESAEYPGKVGKIQYILNGSHLATAIVVPPGKNKTQFQVNLVESAIVFGQTQSIESYLNVMAKQLSVSTPKDLKIAVFDFEGIKGERTVLGKRLPESLINYLVNYKLQVLERRSLDSVIKELSFQKTGLTQGSDVRNEIGKFLGADAILTGTLKNDKEEILINARIIRIDTGTVVAAEKIIIPKYLFPQSDFHVF; from the coding sequence ATGAAAACCCATTTAAAATTCATTCTCGTAGTAATTGGATTTATCTTTTGCTTCAACTGTCAAAAACCTGAAGACCTTGCAGTTTTAGTTGCTCCAATAACTTATTCTATAGCTAAGAATGCTATTGATCAGGGAAAAAGGAATGGAGAATACTTTATAAAACTTAAATACTCAAATATTCAGAAAGGAGAAGGGGATTGGCCTTCTGGAGAAATAAATTACGAAGTGGAATCTGCAGAGTATCCTGGAAAAGTCGGGAAGATTCAATACATATTAAATGGTAGCCATTTGGCCACTGCCATAGTTGTTCCTCCAGGAAAGAATAAAACTCAGTTTCAAGTCAATTTGGTTGAAAGCGCAATCGTATTTGGCCAAACTCAAAGTATTGAGAGTTACCTCAATGTCATGGCTAAACAGTTATCTGTAAGCACTCCTAAGGATCTTAAAATTGCAGTTTTTGATTTTGAAGGTATTAAGGGTGAGCGGACTGTATTAGGAAAACGCCTCCCAGAATCTCTCATCAATTACCTTGTTAACTATAAATTGCAAGTATTAGAAAGACGTTCTCTTGATTCAGTGATAAAAGAACTTAGTTTTCAGAAAACAGGGTTAACTCAGGGTTCCGATGTAAGGAATGAGATAGGCAAATTCTTAGGAGCAGACGCTATTTTAACGGGAACCTTAAAGAATGATAAGGAAGAGATATTAATAAATGCGAGAATAATTAGAATAGACACCGGAACTGTGGTAGCTGCGGAAAAAATAATTATTCCTAAGTATCTCTTTCCTCAAAGCGATTTTCATGTATTCTGA